A genomic window from Streptomyces broussonetiae includes:
- a CDS encoding FAD/NAD(P)-binding protein — protein sequence MRPQLVIVGAGPRGTGLLERIAANAPELYAGTGLDIHLVDPHPPGGGRIWRQAQSPLLWMNSRAEDVTMFTDETVTMDGPVRKGPTLHEWAGLHGATFADRRLQGRYLRWVYERALADLPEGVTVHHHPRRALRISGPREGRQQVWLEGHPRPLLADLVILALGHLDAELHADQAELAAHAHEHGLVHLPPDFTADTDLSPLRPGEPVLVRGFGLAFVDLMVLLTEGRGGRYEGDAYVPSGREPVLYVGSRRGVPYHSKIGYDWTGDRPPLPRFFGPAEVEELLARPAGFDFRRDVWPLVEKELGFAHYHRLFTAHPERTAMALADFEEKYAAAAGPAETRALVTAAVPDPADRLDLTALDHPLQGMRYASHEAFQDGLRAYVEDDLNRRHDHSYSADLGVFLGLLSVYGQIVRLGGAGSWWHGFFSYLASGPPGPRLRQMLALSRAGLLRFVGADMSVTAEDGVFRATSPTVPGFRVEARALVEARLPAPTVGRARDDLLRDLHADGAAETPEGLLRVDPGDGRVLDGAGRPHPRRFALGPYTDARTPGAFTRPHTGGPAFRQNDATARSVLGFLRSLAGRAAA from the coding sequence ATGAGGCCGCAGCTGGTGATCGTGGGAGCCGGGCCGCGGGGGACCGGACTCCTGGAGCGGATCGCCGCCAACGCGCCCGAGCTGTACGCCGGCACGGGCCTGGACATCCATCTGGTCGACCCCCACCCGCCGGGCGGCGGGCGCATCTGGCGCCAGGCGCAGTCGCCGCTGCTGTGGATGAACTCGCGGGCCGAGGACGTCACCATGTTCACCGACGAGACCGTGACCATGGACGGCCCGGTGCGCAAGGGCCCCACCCTGCACGAATGGGCCGGACTGCACGGCGCCACCTTCGCCGACCGCCGGCTCCAGGGCCGCTATCTGCGCTGGGTGTACGAGCGCGCGCTGGCCGACCTGCCCGAGGGCGTCACCGTGCACCACCATCCCCGGCGCGCCCTGCGGATCAGCGGTCCGCGCGAGGGCCGTCAGCAGGTGTGGCTGGAAGGCCACCCACGTCCTCTCCTGGCCGACCTGGTGATCCTGGCCCTCGGCCATCTCGACGCCGAACTCCACGCGGACCAGGCGGAGTTGGCCGCCCATGCCCACGAGCACGGCCTGGTGCACCTGCCGCCCGACTTCACCGCCGACACCGACCTGTCCCCGCTGCGGCCCGGCGAACCGGTGCTCGTGCGCGGCTTCGGGCTGGCCTTCGTCGACCTGATGGTGCTGCTCACCGAGGGGCGCGGCGGGCGGTACGAGGGGGACGCCTACGTTCCCTCGGGGCGTGAGCCGGTACTGTACGTCGGCTCGCGGCGCGGGGTGCCGTACCACTCGAAGATCGGCTACGACTGGACCGGTGACCGGCCCCCGTTGCCCCGCTTCTTCGGGCCCGCCGAGGTCGAGGAGCTGCTGGCCCGGCCGGCCGGCTTCGACTTCCGGCGCGATGTGTGGCCGCTGGTGGAGAAGGAGCTGGGCTTCGCCCACTACCACCGGCTGTTCACGGCCCACCCGGAGCGTACGGCGATGGCCCTGGCCGACTTCGAGGAGAAGTACGCGGCCGCCGCCGGCCCCGCCGAGACCCGGGCGCTGGTCACCGCCGCCGTACCCGACCCGGCCGACCGGCTCGACCTCACCGCGCTCGACCACCCGCTGCAGGGGATGCGCTACGCGTCGCACGAGGCGTTCCAGGACGGGCTGCGCGCCTATGTCGAGGACGACCTGAACCGGCGTCATGACCATTCGTACAGCGCCGACCTGGGGGTCTTCCTCGGGCTGCTGTCCGTCTACGGGCAGATCGTGCGGCTCGGGGGCGCCGGGTCCTGGTGGCACGGGTTCTTCAGCTACCTGGCGTCCGGGCCGCCCGGGCCCCGGCTGCGGCAGATGCTCGCGCTGTCCCGGGCCGGTCTGCTCAGGTTCGTCGGGGCCGACATGAGCGTCACCGCCGAGGACGGGGTGTTCCGGGCCACCAGCCCCACCGTGCCGGGCTTCCGCGTCGAGGCGAGGGCGCTGGTGGAGGCCCGGCTGCCCGCGCCCACCGTCGGGCGGGCCCGCGACGACCTGCTGCGCGACCTGCACGCCGACGGTGCCGCCGAGACCCCCGAGGGGCTGCTCCGGGTCGACCCGGGCGACGGCCGCGTCCTCGACGGAGCCGGGCGCCCGCATCCCCGGCGCTTCGCGCTCGGCCCGTACACCGACGCCCGTACCCCGGGCGCCTTCACCCGGCCGCACACCGGCGGGCCCGCGTTCCGGCAGAACGACGCGACCGCCCGGTCGGTGCTGGGCTTCCTGCGAAGCCTGGCCGGCCGGGCCGCCGCCTGA
- a CDS encoding amino acid ABC transporter permease — protein MSSDTLAKAPTAPGTPRPADVPRIVPRRRYGQWAAAVAVLVLLALAVTSVVRNQAFQWGVVADYFTTDSILRGLWLTLWLTAVVMVLGFALGTLLAAFRLSANPVLRAVSWGYVWLFRSIPILVQLLLWFNIGALYPQVFGVRTVNLLTPVAVAIVGLTLHEAAFAAEVVRAGILSVERGQIEAAQALGLSRRRRWWRIVLPQAMRSIVPPAGNMLIGTLKGTSIVSIIAVNDLLFSAQLVYHRTYQVIPLLMVATLWYAVVTSLLGLGQACVEKYYARGTESTR, from the coding sequence ATGTCATCCGACACCCTCGCCAAAGCCCCCACCGCGCCCGGGACACCCCGGCCCGCGGACGTCCCGCGGATCGTCCCGCGGCGCCGGTACGGGCAGTGGGCCGCCGCAGTTGCCGTCCTCGTCCTGCTCGCCCTCGCGGTCACCTCCGTCGTCCGCAACCAGGCGTTCCAATGGGGCGTCGTAGCCGACTACTTCACCACGGACTCCATCCTGCGCGGACTGTGGCTCACGCTGTGGCTGACCGCCGTGGTCATGGTCCTCGGCTTCGCCCTCGGCACCCTGCTCGCCGCCTTCCGCCTGTCCGCCAACCCCGTGCTGCGGGCGGTGAGCTGGGGCTACGTCTGGCTGTTCCGCTCGATCCCGATCCTGGTGCAGCTGCTGCTGTGGTTCAACATCGGTGCGCTGTATCCGCAGGTGTTCGGCGTGAGGACCGTCAACCTGCTCACCCCGGTCGCCGTCGCGATCGTCGGGCTCACCCTGCACGAGGCCGCCTTCGCCGCCGAGGTCGTACGGGCCGGCATCCTCTCCGTGGAACGCGGGCAGATCGAGGCCGCCCAGGCGCTCGGCCTGAGTCGCCGGCGCCGCTGGTGGCGGATCGTCCTGCCGCAGGCGATGCGCTCCATCGTGCCGCCCGCCGGCAACATGCTGATCGGCACCCTCAAGGGCACCTCGATCGTCAGCATCATCGCCGTCAACGACCTGTTGTTCTCCGCCCAGCTGGTCTACCACCGCACCTATCAGGTCATCCCGCTGCTGATGGTCGCGACCCTCTGGTACGCCGTCGTCACCTCGCTGCTCGGCCTCGGCCAGGCCTGCGTCGAGAAGTACTACGCACGCGGCACGGAGAGCACCCGATGA